One genomic window of Quercus lobata isolate SW786 chromosome 9, ValleyOak3.0 Primary Assembly, whole genome shotgun sequence includes the following:
- the LOC115960995 gene encoding uncharacterized protein LOC115960995, whose product MAIDESCTKPGAIPFKWEIKPGVPKQHVQQQQHKRQQSPPELPKPRDYNHRKISPLPTPPSVSPQKLRPPPSRSHFVPPMEPRTRSFRSSPRTRSERWRFDRPASFVRPEVVAPGCFLSSFLKRKSVKTRLQKPGPESEPDYSSDLEVLSRWSVSSRRSLSPFRNSPMSSSFSSYQSSPRPVSDAEWAGFGLF is encoded by the coding sequence atggcAATAGATGAATCGTGTACAAAACCTGGTGCTATCCCATTCAAGTGGGAGATCAAACCTGGTGTTCCAAAACAACATGTCCAACAACAGCAACATAAAAGACAACAATCACCACCAGAGCTACCAAAACCCCGTGACTACAATCATCGTAAAATTTCACCATTACCAACCCCACCTTCGGTCTCACCACAAAAGCTTAGGCCCCCACCATCCAGGTCTCACTTCGTGCCTCCAATGGAGCCCCGAACCCGCTCTTTTCGCTCGTCTCCCAGGACCCGATCCGAGCGCTGGCGGTTTGACCGACCCGCCAGCTTTGTTAGGCCCGAGGTTGTTGCACCTGGGTGTTTCTTGTCTTCTTTCCTGAAGAGGAAGTCGGTGAAGACTAGGCTCCAGAAACCCGGACCCGAGTCCGAACCCGATTATAGTTCGGATCTTGAGGTCTTGTCTAGGTGGTCTGTTTCAAGCCGGAGGTCGCTCTCCCCGTTCCGTAATTCACCAATGTCTTCGTCGTTCTCGTCGTACCAGTCGTCGCCCCGACCCGTGAGTGATGCCGAGTGGGCCGGGTTCGGACTCTTTTGA
- the LOC115962245 gene encoding replication factor C subunit 2, producing MAPLLQSSQPWVEKYRPKQVKDVAHQDEVVRVLTNTLETTNCPHMLFYGPPGTGKTTTALAIAHQLFGPELYKSRVLELNASDDRGINVVRTKIKGFAAVAVGSGQRQGGYPCPPYKIIILDEADSMTEDAQNALRRTMETYSKVTRFFFICNYISRIIEPLASRCAKFRFKPLSEEIMTTRILHICNEEGLNLDAEALSTLSSISQGDLRRAITYLQSAARLFGSTISSKDLISVSGVLPQEVVEAFLIACKSGDFDLANKEVNNVIAEGYPVSQMLFQLLEVVVEADDISDEQKARICKKLGEADKCLVDGADEYLQLLDVAGNTMRALCNMPQEFSYEC from the exons ATGGCGCCACTTTTGCAGAGCTCTCAGCCATGGGTCGAAAAATA TCGGCCAAAGCAAGTGAAAGATGTAGCACACCAGGACGAGGTGGTCCGCGTTCTCACCAACACTCTCGAGACCACAAAT TGCCCTCACATGCTCTTCTATGGACCGCCCGGCACCGGCAAGACCACCACCGCACTCGCCATCGCCCACCAGCTCTTCGG CCCTGAGCTCTACAAGTCCAGGGTGCTGGAGTTGAATGCAAGTGATGACCGTGGCATCAACGTTGTTCGGACAAAGATCAAGGGTTTTGCTGCTGTGGCTGTAGGTTCTGGTCAGCGTCAAGG GGGTTATCCATGTCCGCCATACAAGATTATAATTCTAGATGAGGCAGATTCAATGACTGAAGATGCTCAG AATGCCCTGAGGCGTACTATGGAAACTTACTCCAAAGTTACAagattcttttttatatgtaattaCATCAGCAG GATTATAGAACCACTTGCTTCAAGGTGTGCAAAGTTCAGGTTCAAGCCACTTTCAGAAGAAATAATGACTACTCGTATATTGCATATTTGCAACGAAGAAGGCCTCAATCTGGATGCTGAG GCTCTTTCAACCTTGAGTTCTATTTCACAGGGTGATCTTCGTCGGGCTATTACCTACTTGCAG TCTGCCGCGCGATTATTTGGATCAACCATTTCTTCCAAGGACCTTATTAGTGTGTCTGGG GTGCTACCACAAGAGGTCGTTGAGGCATTTCTTATAGCATGCAAAAGCGGTGACTTTGATTTGGCAAACAAGGAAGTCAATAATGTAATTGCAGAGGGATATCCGGTCTCTCAGATGCTTTTTCAG TTACTTGAGGTGGTTGTTGAGGCAGATGACATATCAGATGAACAGAAGGCCAGAATTTGCAAGAAATTGGGCGAAGCAGATAAG TGTCTTGTTGATGGTGCAGACGAGTACCTCCAGCTGCTTGATGTGGCTGGCAATACAATGAGAGCTCTTTGTAACATGCCACAAGAATTCTCTTATGAGTGCTAG
- the LOC115959374 gene encoding uncharacterized protein LOC115959374, which produces MDQKTDSTRSVASLTTRWGTINRETVKFVGSLAKIEAKNESGTTAHDKIEKAKELFKEIHGSVFQFEHCWLILKDYPKWASTMPRGDSRKEMPQTPDLIDQGVGVDGIMDFERPIGRKAEKAN; this is translated from the exons ATGGACCAAAAGACTGATTCTACACGTAGTGTTGCATCCCTAACAACCCGATGGGGAACAATTAATAGGGAAACAGTTAAATTTGTTGGGTCCTTAGCTAAAATTGAAGCAAAGAATGAAAGTGGAACCACGGCTCATGACAAG attgagaAAGCAAAGGAATTGTTTAAAGAAATTCACGGTTCCGTTTTTCAATTTGAACATTGTTGGCTAATCTTGAAGGATTATCCAAAGTGGGCATCTACTATGCCTAGGGGAGattcaagaaaagaaatgcCTCAAACTCCAGATTTAATAGATCAAGGAGTGGGGGTTGATGGCATTATGGATTTCGAGAGGCCAATAGGTAGAAAAGCTGAAAAGGctaattga
- the LOC115960468 gene encoding pentatricopeptide repeat-containing protein At1g77405, giving the protein MFTSRPLCQNRNSVVNQVVAAIIKNRPFDAQLAASTTTQPWTVESVSQVLRSIPRFLFQSPRSIGRQTGFRHRAPLKQRKLKEESYKQHNNVLVLGPAAHRDPQKVSLGLDKAMEFYYWVENHFGFAHNEITCKEMACVLAKGNRLKALWEFLNEMSRRGNGGLVTTATVTCLIKVLGEEGLVNEALAAFYRMKQLHCKPDVYAYNTIIYALCRVGNFKKARFLLEQMELPGFRCPPDTYTYTILISSYCKYSLQTGCRKAIRKRMWEANHLFRIMLFKGFVPDVVTYNSLINGCCKTYRIERALELFQDMNERGCIPNQVTYNSFIRYYSAVNEIDKAVEMLRKMQERNHGMPTSSSYTPIIHALCEAGRVLEARNFLVELVDGGSIPREYTYKLVCDTLNSGEKTNLLDEELHKRINEGIEKRYMQVMKVKPIMTRKGYLSVVEV; this is encoded by the coding sequence ATGTTCACGTCAAGGCCACTATGTCAGAACCGCAATTCTGTAGTAAACCAAGTAGTAGCTGCTATTATCAAAAACCGACCCTTTGATGCCCAGCTCGCTGCCTCAACCACCACTCAACCATGGACCGTGGAATCAGTTTCCCAAGTCCTAAGGTCTATACCGAGGTTCCTCTTCCAATCCCCTCGCTCCATTGGTCGCCAAACAGGTTTCCGACACCGTGCACCTTTGAAACAACGTAAACTCAAAGAAGAATCCTATAAACAACACAACAATGTTCTTGTTCTTGGCCCTGCTGCTCACAGAGACCCCCAGAAGGTCAGCTTAGGATTGGACAAAGCAATGGAGTTCTACTACTGGGTTGAGAACCATTTTGGGTTTGCCCACAACGAGATTACTTGTAAAGAGATGGCCTGTGTGTTGGCCAAAGGGAATAGATTGAAAGCTCTTTGGGAATTTTTGAATGAAATGTCAAGGAGAGGGAATGGTGGGCTTGTGACCACCGCTACTGTTACCTGTTTGATAAAAGTTCTAGGAGAGGAAGGGTTGGTCAATGAAGCATTGGCTGCATTTTATAGGATGAAGCAGTTACATTGTAAACCGGATGTTTATGCATATAACACGATTATTTATGCTCTTTGTAGAGTAGGGAACTTCAAGAAGGCAAGGTTTTTGTTGGAGCAGATGGAATTGCCGGGTTTTAGATGCCCACCTGATACATATACGTACACAATATTGATTAGTTCTTATTGTAAGTATAGCTTGCAAACTGGGTGTAGGAAGGCCATTAGGAAAAGGATGTGGGAAGCAAACCATTTGTTTCGGATTATGCTTTTCAAGGGATTTGTTCCTGATGTTGTGACGTACAATTCTTTGATTAATGGTTGTTGCAAAACTTACCGGATTGAGAGGGCTTTGGAGTTGTTTCAAGATATGAATGAAAGGGGTTGTATTCCCAACCAGGTTActtataattcttttattagATACTATAGTGCAGTAAATGAAATTGATAAGGCTGTTGAGATGCTAAGGAAGATGCAAGAAAGGAATCATGGAATGCCTACTTCAAGTTCATATACCCCAATTATACATGCTCTCTGTGAAGCAGGAAGGGTTTTGGAGGCCCGGAATTTTCTTGTTGAGTTGGTTGATGGAGGTTCGATACCTAGAGAATATACTTATAAATTAGTCTGTGATACTTTGAACTCTGGGGAGAAGACCAACTTGCTTGATGAAGAACTGCATAAGAGAATAAACGAAGGTATAGAAAAGAGATATATGCAAGTAATGAAGGTAAAGCCAATTATGACCCGCAAAGGATATCTTAGTGTGGTTGAAGTATGA